GACTGCGGGAACAGGGCGCCTGAGGTACGACCGCCCGAGAAGCGGCGCGCGACAGGCAGCCCGCCCGGGAACAGGCCGCCCGAGGGTTCCCGCCCGCACGGGGTATAGGAGTGGCATGGACGGAAAAGTCTGGCTCACCATCGCCGTGATCGTCGCCGTCGGGCTGGCGGCCCTGGCCGCCGTACTGCTCGTGCGGGTGTTCAAGGCGCGGAAGCTGCTGGTCGACGCGGGGATCCCGCTGCGCGACAAGGCCCTGTTCTGGGTGGCCGTGGCCTACACGATCTCGCCCGTGGACCTGATCCCGGACCCCGTGTACCTCGACGACATCGGGGTGCTCCTGCTGGCCCTGCGCTCCCTGCAGGCGGCGGCGACCGCGGCCCGCGGCGCCGGCAAGGCGCCGGACCGCGCCCTGCCCTGAGCCGACCGCCACCGCATCACCCCCTCGGCGGA
This region of Streptomyces sp. NBC_00513 genomic DNA includes:
- a CDS encoding YkvA family protein, which produces MDGKVWLTIAVIVAVGLAALAAVLLVRVFKARKLLVDAGIPLRDKALFWVAVAYTISPVDLIPDPVYLDDIGVLLLALRSLQAAATAARGAGKAPDRALP